Proteins found in one Gardnerella vaginalis ATCC 14018 = JCM 11026 genomic segment:
- a CDS encoding AAA family ATPase, with amino-acid sequence MLLNFSVENALSFRQSQQFSMQRTVHAKNSSWPHPDVSTLAAIYGGNASGKTNLLKCIAFLKNFVEGSFKGGNSNSKINALPFLLNKESENEPSTFFIEFIAKDNNRYKYWFTFNNNYIIEEGLWLFRSTTNRKTVLFEREHGKPMRFGSNLKTIGKTVEKITRDNALFLSASAASGVQALQAAYEEITSTQQCKTVDFDKYSNNLITVLQENPDFASNISKLLKYADLGLKGVTVQSEQLDAKQSEKLARLANLLNELDGDNNKLTDNTSENTEKLQKFSVSRLMFTHSGQKDCQLPEDFESLGTKTALLLFAFVIDALSKHSILLIDEIDTSLSMQFVSEILKLYSNPETNPNQSQLIFTTHDLSLISNSGTDKTILDRDQIWFIEKNTLGESSLHPLTEWENRNVNFGKNYQHNIYVSAPQPSLHDVFAEILTNTNRS; translated from the coding sequence ATGTTGCTTAATTTTAGCGTAGAAAACGCACTAAGTTTTCGTCAATCGCAACAATTCAGCATGCAAAGAACCGTACATGCAAAAAACAGTTCGTGGCCCCATCCAGATGTATCAACTCTTGCAGCCATTTACGGAGGAAATGCCTCAGGGAAAACAAATCTGCTAAAATGCATAGCATTCTTAAAAAATTTTGTGGAAGGAAGCTTCAAAGGCGGTAACTCAAATTCAAAAATAAATGCACTTCCTTTTCTTTTAAATAAAGAATCTGAAAATGAACCTTCAACATTCTTTATAGAATTTATTGCAAAAGATAACAACAGATATAAATATTGGTTTACCTTCAATAATAATTACATTATTGAAGAAGGACTATGGCTTTTCCGCTCTACAACAAACAGAAAAACTGTGCTGTTTGAACGAGAGCATGGCAAACCAATGCGATTTGGCTCAAATCTAAAAACCATAGGAAAAACTGTAGAAAAAATTACAAGAGACAACGCATTATTTCTATCTGCATCTGCAGCATCAGGTGTACAAGCATTGCAAGCTGCATACGAAGAAATAACTTCTACACAGCAATGCAAAACAGTTGACTTTGATAAGTATTCCAATAATTTGATAACAGTTTTACAAGAAAATCCAGATTTTGCATCCAACATTAGCAAGTTGCTAAAATATGCAGATTTAGGATTAAAAGGTGTAACAGTCCAATCCGAACAGCTAGATGCTAAACAATCAGAAAAACTAGCGAGACTCGCAAATCTTCTTAATGAACTTGACGGAGACAACAATAAACTTACAGATAACACTTCTGAAAACACTGAAAAATTGCAAAAATTCAGTGTTTCACGTTTAATGTTTACACATTCTGGTCAAAAAGATTGCCAACTTCCTGAAGATTTTGAATCTTTAGGAACTAAAACAGCATTATTGCTATTTGCTTTCGTTATAGATGCATTATCAAAACATTCCATACTTCTAATCGATGAAATCGACACAAGTCTAAGCATGCAATTCGTGTCTGAAATACTCAAGCTTTACAGTAATCCAGAAACGAATCCTAACCAATCGCAATTAATTTTTACTACTCACGATTTAAGTCTTATTAGTAATTCTGGAACCGACAAAACTATTCTCGACAGAGATCAAATTTGGTTTATAGAGAAAAATACATTAGGCGAATCTTCACTACATCCACTTACGGAATGGGAAAACCGCAATGTAAACTTTGGTAAAAACTATCAACACAACATATATGTCTCAGCGCCACAACCTTCGCTACATGATGTTTTTGCGGAAATACTTACAAATACTAACAGAAGCTAA
- a CDS encoding RloB family protein yields MVHVPSHGRSKKQSKRNKRFLIVCGGVVTEFEYFSYIKSEVSKYCATSWDIHKSINIEKEGVDPLTLTNYAIKLERLDCKEAKKENYNPFTLVWVVTDVDEFGEKIQQAQSKSDSTCGKIKLVISNPCFEVWLIDHIKSCPLSCTETRDCQKEAKELGLLHNTTGNKNKHIQLEKLTGNYKNAFKNAKQHMQTEQIENRKNHPSVTQKSNYAPWTDVPEIVETILNECKRVSGIDLSEKL; encoded by the coding sequence ATGGTTCATGTTCCATCACACGGCCGTTCAAAGAAACAGTCGAAACGAAATAAAAGATTCCTCATTGTTTGTGGCGGTGTAGTTACAGAGTTTGAGTATTTTAGCTATATAAAATCAGAAGTAAGTAAATATTGTGCTACATCATGGGATATTCATAAATCAATTAACATAGAAAAAGAGGGCGTAGATCCACTCACTTTAACAAATTATGCGATTAAACTTGAGAGATTAGACTGCAAAGAAGCGAAAAAAGAAAACTACAATCCGTTTACACTGGTATGGGTTGTAACAGACGTTGATGAATTTGGAGAAAAAATTCAACAAGCTCAATCTAAGTCGGATTCAACTTGTGGGAAGATAAAATTAGTAATTTCCAACCCTTGCTTCGAAGTATGGCTTATTGACCATATAAAAAGCTGCCCTCTTTCTTGCACAGAAACGCGAGATTGCCAAAAAGAAGCAAAAGAACTTGGGCTACTTCACAACACTACTGGGAATAAAAATAAGCATATCCAATTAGAAAAATTAACTGGAAACTATAAGAATGCTTTTAAAAACGCAAAGCAGCATATGCAAACCGAACAGATAGAAAATCGCAAAAATCACCCTTCAGTAACTCAAAAGTCAAACTACGCTCCTTGGACAGATGTTCCAGAAATAGTAGAAACAATATTAAATGAATGCAAGCGTGTATCAGGAATAGATTTGTCAGAAAAATTGTGA
- a CDS encoding NUDIX hydrolase — MSVVTTRYVEAAGGIIYRKRNTIDSSNTSDLKKTSNQADMISDDDFELCLVYRPKYDDWSWPKGKNEPKESHRHTAVREVGEETGYAVTLGPHIAQIEYPLENEGKKSISKSGAKNSSQNNNKTEVVKRIHYWMMREIDENAAMKRLPAFGPIKPAKPTEIGNVIWLTPSKARKKLTHDSDRKVLDAFLEKLHDGQTEYKTLILVRHGKAESRKSWQGSEATRPITPLGSAASYALGRELACYAPNRIVSSPWKRCVETVATFAHDSSLSIEQIAELTEDHHENKPKSTLSVLISEIQNLDCNAQNTQNTQNTEANINNSTVMCLHRPIIGTFFDYLRGITKPRAHKRILSQKSPYMPTGSAIVLHISNTSKGARIIDIEKVLPIVY; from the coding sequence ATGAGTGTAGTAACGACGCGATACGTTGAGGCTGCTGGCGGAATTATTTATCGCAAGCGAAATACAATAGACAGCTCAAACACAAGTGACTTGAAAAAAACAAGCAATCAAGCGGACATGATAAGCGATGACGACTTTGAGCTTTGCCTAGTCTACCGTCCTAAATATGACGATTGGAGCTGGCCAAAAGGCAAGAATGAGCCAAAAGAATCGCATCGTCACACAGCTGTGCGCGAAGTTGGGGAAGAAACAGGCTACGCAGTAACACTAGGACCTCACATTGCACAAATAGAATATCCGCTTGAAAACGAAGGCAAAAAATCAATCTCAAAAAGCGGTGCGAAAAACAGTTCACAAAACAACAACAAAACAGAAGTAGTTAAGCGAATTCACTACTGGATGATGCGCGAAATAGACGAGAATGCCGCAATGAAGCGACTACCAGCATTTGGTCCAATAAAACCAGCAAAACCTACTGAAATTGGCAATGTTATATGGCTTACTCCTTCTAAAGCTCGCAAAAAACTCACACACGATAGCGATAGAAAAGTTTTAGATGCTTTTCTTGAAAAGCTACACGATGGTCAAACTGAATATAAGACATTGATACTAGTACGACATGGAAAAGCTGAATCACGTAAATCATGGCAAGGCAGCGAAGCAACTCGTCCAATCACTCCTCTTGGATCTGCAGCATCCTACGCTCTAGGTCGTGAGCTTGCTTGCTATGCTCCAAATCGAATTGTCTCGTCACCTTGGAAACGTTGCGTGGAAACTGTTGCAACTTTTGCACACGATTCTTCTCTTTCTATAGAACAGATTGCGGAACTTACTGAAGACCATCATGAGAATAAACCAAAATCTACATTATCTGTTCTTATAAGTGAAATACAAAATCTTGATTGCAACGCACAAAACACACAAAACACACAAAACACAGAAGCAAATATTAACAATTCAACAGTTATGTGTTTGCATCGCCCTATTATCGGCACTTTCTTTGACTATTTGCGAGGAATCACAAAACCGCGAGCACATAAACGTATACTTAGCCAAAAATCTCCATACATGCCTACTGGTAGCGCAATAGTTTTGCATATTAGCAATACTTCTAAAGGCGCTCGCATTATTGATATTGAAAAGGTGTTACCAATTGTCTACTAG
- the upp gene encoding uracil phosphoribosyltransferase translates to MDLHVLHHPLVDHKLTVLRDKNTPSNIFRELVSELVTLEAYEATRNLEVSDREIETPICKMTGKHLNRPRPMVVPVLRAGLGMLDGMTRLLPTAEVGFLGMKRDEQTLDIVTYANRLPEDLTGRQCFLLDPMLATGGTLIAATHYLAERGAKDVTAINILAAPEGLERLEKEIDPSIDFKVVVCAVDEHLNDKAYIVPGLGDAGDRLYGLID, encoded by the coding sequence ATGGATCTTCATGTTTTACATCATCCGCTGGTGGACCACAAGCTCACCGTTTTGCGTGATAAGAATACACCTTCTAACATTTTCCGCGAGTTAGTTTCCGAATTGGTAACTCTCGAAGCATACGAAGCAACCCGCAATTTGGAAGTTAGCGATCGCGAGATTGAAACTCCTATTTGCAAGATGACTGGCAAGCATTTGAACCGCCCACGCCCAATGGTTGTGCCAGTTTTGCGCGCAGGTTTGGGTATGCTTGACGGCATGACTCGCCTTCTTCCAACCGCTGAGGTTGGATTCCTTGGTATGAAGCGCGACGAGCAGACTCTCGACATCGTCACTTATGCTAACCGTTTGCCAGAAGATTTGACTGGTCGTCAGTGCTTCTTACTGGACCCAATGCTTGCCACTGGTGGCACTCTTATTGCGGCTACGCACTATTTGGCTGAGCGCGGCGCTAAGGATGTTACTGCTATTAACATTTTGGCAGCTCCAGAAGGCTTGGAACGCCTAGAGAAGGAGATTGATCCTTCTATTGACTTTAAGGTTGTTGTTTGCGCTGTTGATGAGCACTTAAACGACAAGGCTTATATCGTTCCTGGTCTTGGCGATGCTGGCGATCGCTTGTATGGTTTAATTGATTAA
- a CDS encoding type 1 glutamine amidotransferase, with the protein MNDMSDVNYISQANATNKAENRVLDIVSLYPKDMNIYGDYGNVLTIMRRAELYGYKPVLHEYNVGDDWPKRVDMVLGGGGQDHGQSRVTDDLFARAGAIRELAKNGVPMLMICGLYQLFGEYFETIEGQKLKGIGILGEHTVGQDVRMIGNLVEHSRDFGDIVGYENHSGRTSLESGTQPLGSVDGENCGNNGEDHTEGARKYNVIGTYMHGSVLPKNPRLSDFLIRTAAQNRYGEFAPKQTNAQRAELEKLDELANRAREVAITRPR; encoded by the coding sequence ATGAATGATATGAGTGATGTTAATTATATTAGTCAAGCGAATGCTACTAATAAAGCCGAAAATCGTGTATTAGATATTGTGTCGCTGTACCCGAAAGACATGAATATTTACGGTGACTATGGCAATGTACTTACGATTATGCGTCGAGCGGAATTGTACGGTTACAAGCCTGTGCTTCACGAATACAACGTTGGCGATGATTGGCCAAAGCGAGTAGATATGGTTCTTGGTGGCGGCGGTCAAGATCATGGTCAAAGTAGAGTTACGGATGATTTATTTGCGCGCGCGGGCGCGATTCGCGAGCTTGCAAAAAATGGCGTTCCAATGCTTATGATTTGTGGGCTTTACCAGCTTTTTGGAGAGTACTTTGAGACTATTGAAGGCCAAAAGCTTAAAGGCATAGGCATACTCGGAGAGCATACGGTTGGTCAAGACGTGCGCATGATTGGGAATCTTGTTGAGCATAGCCGCGATTTTGGAGATATTGTGGGATACGAGAACCATTCTGGTCGCACAAGTTTGGAGAGTGGTACGCAGCCACTCGGCTCAGTTGATGGCGAAAATTGCGGAAATAACGGCGAAGATCATACGGAAGGTGCGCGCAAATACAACGTTATCGGCACTTATATGCACGGATCAGTTTTGCCAAAAAATCCGCGTTTGTCTGACTTTTTAATTCGTACAGCTGCGCAGAATCGTTACGGAGAATTTGCACCAAAGCAGACTAATGCTCAGCGCGCGGAGCTTGAAAAATTGGACGAATTGGCAAATCGCGCTCGCGAAGTCGCCATAACTCGTCCGCGCTAA
- a CDS encoding Mur ligase family protein, giving the protein MPAVGKLVRMISRATNHGGSALPGKVVETLDPGFLARTLGKLPYGVVLISGTNGKTTTTRMVASMLRDAGLRVFTNPTGSNFTRGVVAALVQEMPVFGTKLDADIAVLELDEAYAVHFVNQIKPRYSLLLNVMRDQLDRFGEIDTTAKLLSNVARATKQVVVLNREDPRISALSKDVLPSCKIKYFGLDDSLRSMFPTDDDLHNDLAGDFNGDLAGDSRDALHDDSHDDSRNLLHADVVLAKVADNKADFLIDGHRKTTSVKLRGVYNVFNAAAASAIVRSILADAAKKDATLAKFDDDALMEAISRVTPAFGRGEVIEVNGAPVELVLVKNPIGFRLALASDKPANHDTMIAICDEYADGRDMSWLWDVDFTCFSGTGVTCVSGTRAWDMALRLQYDKVASRNVNTDLEEDVKTFVNGDFSSDAKNAKRIYCTYTAMLRVRSTLGQIASVKDVGVGK; this is encoded by the coding sequence ATGCCAGCTGTAGGGAAACTGGTTAGGATGATTTCGCGCGCGACAAACCACGGAGGAAGTGCTTTACCAGGCAAAGTTGTGGAAACACTAGACCCTGGGTTTTTGGCTAGAACGCTAGGAAAATTACCTTATGGTGTTGTGTTAATTTCTGGAACTAACGGTAAAACCACTACAACTCGCATGGTTGCGTCTATGCTTAGAGATGCTGGATTGCGCGTGTTTACAAATCCTACGGGATCGAATTTTACACGCGGAGTTGTAGCAGCATTGGTGCAAGAAATGCCTGTTTTTGGCACAAAGTTAGATGCGGATATAGCTGTTTTAGAGCTTGATGAAGCTTATGCGGTGCATTTTGTAAATCAAATAAAGCCGCGCTATTCGCTTCTTCTAAACGTTATGCGAGATCAGTTAGATAGATTTGGCGAGATTGACACTACAGCTAAATTGTTGAGTAATGTGGCGCGCGCAACTAAGCAAGTAGTTGTGCTAAATCGCGAAGATCCGCGAATTTCTGCGCTTTCTAAAGACGTTTTGCCGTCTTGTAAGATAAAATATTTCGGTTTGGATGATTCGTTAAGAAGCATGTTTCCAACCGACGACGATTTGCATAATGATTTGGCTGGCGATTTTAATGGCGATTTGGCTGGCGATTCGCGTGATGCTTTGCATGATGATTCGCATGATGATTCGCGCAATCTTTTGCATGCAGATGTTGTGTTGGCAAAAGTTGCAGATAATAAAGCCGATTTTTTGATTGATGGGCATAGAAAAACCACTAGCGTTAAGCTGCGAGGCGTGTATAACGTTTTTAACGCTGCTGCTGCTTCGGCGATTGTGCGCTCTATTTTGGCAGATGCTGCTAAAAAAGATGCAACACTCGCAAAATTCGACGACGATGCGCTTATGGAAGCTATTTCTCGTGTAACGCCAGCATTTGGTCGAGGCGAAGTAATCGAAGTTAACGGCGCTCCTGTGGAGCTTGTTCTAGTGAAAAATCCTATTGGGTTTAGACTTGCGCTCGCCTCGGATAAGCCTGCAAATCATGACACAATGATTGCGATTTGTGACGAATACGCGGATGGGCGAGACATGAGCTGGCTGTGGGACGTTGATTTTACATGCTTTAGTGGCACTGGAGTCACTTGTGTTTCTGGCACGCGCGCGTGGGATATGGCTTTGCGTTTACAATACGACAAAGTTGCCTCTAGAAATGTGAACACTGATTTAGAAGAAGATGTTAAAACCTTTGTAAATGGCGATTTTAGTAGTGATGCTAAAAATGCTAAGCGCATATATTGCACATACACTGCTATGCTTCGCGTGCGATCTACGTTGGGGCAAATCGCAAGCGTTAAAGACGTTGGAGTTGGAAAGTAG
- the dnaB gene encoding replicative DNA helicase, with amino-acid sequence MAGNDMWKSSRNDANQSGNASYKSILFDKVPPHDEDAEMAVLGGMLMSKDAIGEVSQILETADFYVPKHQTIYDAIISLFSGSQPVDVVLVANELLKDENLEKIGGADYLHSLVASVPTAANALYYADIVHKNAILRNVIAAGTKIAQMGYSATGDQAEDVVNLAQSEVYEMSSGKVHQDYSAIGPVVQDALEQLDKLQSNEIEKGVPTGFRDIDDMTQGLQPGQMVVVAGRPAMGKSTLGIDFARSAALHHNMTTIVFSLEMNKLELAQRIIAAETDIPMTAMHRGTSEDITTDRWTKLNAFWSKMKDAPLFIDDSPNMSLMEIRAKCRRLKQTNDLKLVVIDYLQLMTSGKKVESRQQEVSEFSRALKLLAKELEVPVVALSQLNRGPEMRNDKKPQLSDLRESGSIEQDADVVFLVHRPDFYNKEDRPGEADIIMAKHRNGPTETFNLAFLGATSKFKDMPQGYQPQSYSQGNDAQGYDSHQSQAYQQ; translated from the coding sequence ATGGCAGGTAATGATATGTGGAAGTCAAGTAGAAATGACGCAAACCAGTCAGGCAACGCATCATATAAAAGTATTTTGTTTGACAAGGTTCCGCCTCACGACGAAGACGCGGAAATGGCCGTTTTAGGTGGAATGCTAATGAGCAAAGATGCCATTGGCGAAGTTTCGCAAATCCTAGAAACAGCAGACTTTTATGTGCCAAAACACCAAACAATTTACGACGCGATCATAAGCTTATTTTCTGGTTCACAACCAGTAGATGTTGTTTTAGTCGCAAACGAGCTTCTAAAAGACGAAAACCTGGAGAAAATTGGTGGAGCAGACTACCTGCATAGTCTAGTTGCATCAGTTCCAACAGCTGCAAACGCGTTATATTACGCGGATATTGTACACAAAAATGCGATTTTGCGAAATGTGATTGCTGCTGGAACAAAGATTGCGCAAATGGGGTATTCTGCCACGGGAGATCAAGCAGAAGACGTTGTAAATCTTGCACAATCCGAAGTTTACGAGATGAGTTCTGGCAAAGTTCACCAGGATTATTCTGCTATTGGTCCTGTTGTTCAAGATGCTCTTGAACAATTAGACAAGTTGCAAAGTAACGAGATTGAAAAAGGCGTTCCAACAGGATTTAGAGATATTGACGACATGACGCAAGGCTTGCAACCAGGGCAAATGGTAGTCGTAGCTGGTAGGCCTGCAATGGGAAAGTCAACTCTTGGAATCGACTTTGCGCGTTCTGCAGCGTTGCATCACAATATGACAACAATTGTGTTCTCGCTAGAAATGAACAAATTGGAGCTTGCTCAAAGAATAATTGCAGCCGAAACGGATATTCCAATGACGGCAATGCATCGCGGGACTTCAGAAGACATTACAACAGATAGATGGACTAAGCTAAATGCGTTTTGGTCAAAAATGAAAGACGCTCCGCTTTTTATAGACGATAGCCCAAATATGAGTCTTATGGAAATTCGCGCAAAATGCAGGCGACTAAAGCAAACGAACGATCTAAAGTTGGTTGTAATCGACTATTTGCAACTTATGACTTCTGGAAAGAAAGTTGAATCGAGGCAGCAAGAGGTCTCGGAGTTTTCGCGTGCATTAAAGCTTTTAGCAAAAGAGCTAGAAGTGCCAGTTGTTGCGCTAAGCCAGCTAAACCGCGGACCAGAAATGCGAAACGATAAAAAGCCTCAGCTTTCAGATTTGCGCGAATCGGGATCTATTGAACAGGATGCTGACGTTGTGTTTCTTGTGCATAGACCTGATTTTTACAACAAAGAAGATCGTCCAGGCGAAGCAGACATTATTATGGCAAAGCATCGTAATGGCCCTACAGAAACATTTAATCTAGCTTTTCTTGGAGCAACGTCTAAGTTTAAAGATATGCCGCAAGGATACCAGCCGCAATCATATTCGCAAGGTAATGATGCTCAAGGTTATGATTCGCATCAGTCTCAGGCATATCAGCAGTAG
- a CDS encoding MATE family efflux transporter: MTIAKSNAATNRQEDKESAINKKDLLKHIFSLAIPTFGQLIAEPAFVLIDTAIVGHLGKTQLAGLSIGSTVLLTTTGLCLFLAYNTTSQVARLLGAGKNRQGLSVGMDGLWLALGLGVVLTLVLMVFAGPLCQSFGASGDTLKNAIIYTQTVMPGLPAMLLIYAANGIFRGLSKVKITLFAAISGAVLNAILDILFVFGMNLGIFGSGIATMIAQWYMGIVLTLPAIFWAAREKARLRPQAHSILKSAGSGIPLFIRTLALRACMVATVAAAARLGTNTLAAYQVANSCWNFVMNILDAIGIAAQTIVASALGAGLLKRANIITKICAQVGALSSVIVGILMIFAGWLLSPLFSPNVEIQLLVSIGMTILGIFLPLSGFMWALDGVLIGAGDHKYLAKSCSITAVVYLVAISAMCFVNIAFGSTDIIRTVSLWVALNLVYIGGRALGNSHRVKTDDWMKSASL; the protein is encoded by the coding sequence ATGACAATAGCCAAGAGTAACGCAGCTACCAATAGACAAGAAGATAAAGAATCTGCTATAAACAAAAAAGATTTACTAAAGCATATATTTTCTCTAGCTATTCCTACATTTGGACAGCTTATTGCAGAGCCAGCGTTTGTTTTAATAGACACCGCAATAGTAGGTCATTTAGGCAAAACGCAACTTGCAGGGCTTTCAATAGGATCAACTGTGCTTTTAACAACAACGGGACTATGCCTGTTTTTGGCATACAACACCACAAGCCAAGTCGCGAGACTATTGGGTGCTGGGAAAAATCGTCAAGGACTAAGCGTTGGAATGGACGGTCTATGGCTGGCTCTTGGGTTAGGTGTTGTTTTAACGCTTGTTTTAATGGTGTTCGCAGGTCCGCTTTGTCAAAGCTTTGGTGCAAGTGGAGATACGCTTAAAAACGCGATTATTTACACTCAAACTGTTATGCCAGGATTGCCTGCGATGCTACTAATTTACGCGGCAAATGGCATATTCAGAGGACTTAGCAAAGTAAAAATCACACTTTTTGCTGCAATAAGTGGAGCTGTGCTAAACGCTATTTTAGATATTCTATTTGTGTTTGGAATGAATCTTGGCATTTTTGGATCTGGAATAGCGACAATGATAGCGCAATGGTATATGGGTATTGTTTTAACGCTTCCAGCGATTTTTTGGGCAGCTCGTGAAAAAGCACGTTTGCGTCCGCAAGCGCATAGCATACTTAAAAGCGCTGGAAGTGGTATTCCGCTGTTTATACGCACATTGGCGTTGCGCGCGTGCATGGTTGCCACTGTTGCAGCGGCTGCTCGTCTTGGAACAAATACTTTAGCTGCATACCAAGTTGCAAATTCTTGCTGGAATTTTGTTATGAACATATTAGACGCTATAGGAATTGCAGCTCAAACAATAGTCGCCTCTGCGCTTGGAGCTGGATTATTAAAACGCGCTAACATAATCACAAAAATATGCGCACAAGTAGGCGCATTAAGTAGCGTAATCGTTGGAATTTTGATGATATTTGCAGGATGGCTATTATCCCCGTTATTTAGCCCAAACGTAGAAATACAACTCTTAGTTTCAATAGGAATGACGATTCTTGGAATTTTCTTGCCGTTATCTGGATTTATGTGGGCTTTAGACGGAGTGCTAATCGGAGCTGGAGACCACAAGTATTTGGCCAAATCGTGTTCGATTACAGCTGTTGTATACCTTGTTGCGATTAGTGCAATGTGCTTCGTAAATATAGCTTTTGGCTCTACTGACATAATTAGAACCGTGTCATTGTGGGTGGCTCTGAACCTTGTATACATTGGTGGAAGAGCTTTAGGAAATTCTCATAGGGTTAAAACAGATGATTGGATGAAGTCTGCAAGTCTGTAA
- a CDS encoding ammonium transporter, whose translation MTAMDPQWALLAAALVFVITPGIALFYGGRERATSMVNMMMLSAGAIAVTTIVWTLWGWSMAFAGKDMIGGVVGDPVSGLLLRDSMVADHGIFTSMDANTGLSGGGIPAAFRLACAVVAVALITGALAGRVKYAIWLIFVAVWVTLVFAPLAHMVCGGGLLSPNGAISQALGIQVHDFAGGSLLHLTAAVSALAIVLIIGGHAHFPLKRFVLHTKSSTVQGNSSNNSEHKGNLVRALWADVARFSKLETNTGSSSSKAEDSNGSVEAVSDVADNSVNVLKRHPHNVPFVVLGIFIIWFGWLGLMIGSSVGLPGVAGYAWVSSTITASASMLAWGVTERLRSGCFTAVGAASGIMAGLAASSAAADVIAPLWAMVLGVIVGVVTCLATHSKTFARYDGALHVVSVNGIAALIGIFAVGLFADSSGLFCVGDWHQLIAQICLLVITVLYSGAVTALVAFGLEKLFGWRISEAKERKGVDLADQGERAYDFSSIAQARAGAVVEVADSEEGKTQVAVLTPVAISVDESVVDADGDSVDADGDSTVAGDNSAHSDDNVSAQSQDEVELGEEKIETENDGKESENSEESDSSSVENKSDKSRSNSKKSQKKQ comes from the coding sequence ATGACCGCAATGGATCCGCAATGGGCATTATTGGCCGCTGCTTTAGTGTTTGTAATTACGCCAGGGATTGCTCTATTTTATGGCGGTCGCGAACGAGCAACATCTATGGTCAACATGATGATGCTTTCTGCTGGAGCTATTGCGGTAACAACCATAGTTTGGACGCTATGGGGATGGTCAATGGCTTTCGCTGGGAAAGACATGATTGGCGGCGTTGTGGGTGATCCTGTGAGTGGTTTGCTTCTACGTGATTCAATGGTTGCAGATCATGGAATTTTTACTTCTATGGACGCAAACACAGGCTTGTCGGGCGGAGGTATTCCAGCAGCCTTTAGATTAGCGTGCGCTGTCGTAGCAGTTGCTCTTATTACTGGTGCGTTGGCTGGACGCGTAAAATACGCAATTTGGCTTATATTCGTGGCGGTATGGGTCACTTTAGTATTTGCTCCTCTAGCGCATATGGTTTGCGGAGGGGGATTGCTTTCCCCTAATGGCGCAATATCACAAGCTTTAGGAATTCAAGTACACGATTTTGCTGGAGGATCGTTGCTGCACCTGACTGCAGCAGTTTCTGCGCTTGCAATCGTGCTAATTATTGGTGGTCATGCGCACTTCCCGTTAAAGCGATTTGTGCTTCATACCAAATCCTCTACTGTTCAAGGTAACAGTAGTAATAATTCTGAGCATAAGGGAAATTTGGTTCGTGCATTGTGGGCTGACGTTGCGAGATTTAGTAAATTAGAGACTAATACGGGTTCATCATCTTCTAAAGCAGAAGATTCTAATGGTTCTGTTGAAGCTGTTAGTGATGTTGCTGATAATTCTGTAAATGTTCTAAAACGCCATCCGCATAATGTACCGTTTGTTGTTCTGGGAATTTTTATTATTTGGTTTGGCTGGCTTGGCTTAATGATTGGATCTTCTGTAGGTCTTCCTGGAGTTGCTGGATATGCTTGGGTTTCATCCACTATTACAGCATCTGCTTCTATGCTTGCTTGGGGTGTTACAGAGCGTTTGCGTTCAGGTTGTTTTACTGCTGTTGGCGCCGCGTCTGGAATTATGGCGGGTTTGGCCGCTAGTTCTGCCGCTGCAGATGTGATTGCGCCTTTATGGGCAATGGTATTAGGAGTTATTGTTGGTGTCGTTACATGCCTTGCAACGCATTCTAAGACTTTTGCGCGTTATGATGGAGCGCTTCATGTTGTGAGCGTGAACGGCATCGCTGCTCTTATCGGTATTTTTGCAGTGGGATTATTTGCTGATAGTAGCGGACTGTTTTGCGTTGGTGACTGGCATCAGCTTATCGCGCAGATTTGTTTACTTGTAATCACTGTTCTTTATTCCGGTGCAGTTACTGCTTTAGTTGCATTTGGTTTAGAGAAGCTTTTTGGTTGGAGAATATCGGAAGCTAAAGAGCGTAAGGGTGTTGATTTGGCAGATCAGGGTGAGCGCGCATATGACTTTTCGAGTATTGCTCAAGCTAGAGCTGGAGCTGTTGTAGAAGTTGCTGATTCTGAAGAAGGGAAAACCCAAGTGGCAGTTCTTACTCCAGTAGCTATTTCTGTTGATGAATCAGTTGTAGACGCAGATGGTGATTCTGTAGATGCAGATGGTGATTCAACGGTTGCTGGCGATAATTCAGCTCATTCTGATGATAATGTTTCTGCTCAATCGCAAGACGAAGTTGAATTGGGCGAAGAGAAAATTGAAACTGAAAATGATGGAAAAGAGTCAGAAAATTCAGAAGAATCTGATTCTAGTTCTGTGGAAAATAAGTCAGATAAATCTAGAAGTAATTCTAAGAAATCTCAAAAGAAGCAATAA